In one Mesorhizobium australicum genomic region, the following are encoded:
- the trbK-alt gene encoding putative entry exclusion protein TrbK-alt, with product MDGKMLARLAAVVAIAVAVTAAATHLARDGKPTGPQSSPPTAIDTPRPDPLRETLGRCREMGEAATRNPECLAAWDENRRHFLSPTPGN from the coding sequence ATGGACGGCAAAATGCTTGCGCGCCTCGCGGCCGTCGTCGCCATCGCCGTGGCCGTCACGGCCGCGGCGACCCATCTCGCGCGCGACGGGAAACCGACCGGACCGCAATCATCTCCACCCACCGCCATCGATACTCCGCGCCCCGATCCCCTGCGAGAGACGCTCGGGCGTTGTCGGGAGATGGGCGAGGCCGCAACGCGCAACCCCGAATGCCTCGCCGCATGGGACGAGAACCGCCGCCACTTCCTTTCGCCGACACCAGGGAACTAG
- a CDS encoding conjugal transfer protein TraG, whose amino-acid sequence MSGTKILWGQIIVVGLIVLSAIWAATQWTAWRLGFQAQLGTPWFDLAGWPVYHPPAFFLWWFSYDAYARSIFHEGAVVAASGGFVSIAVAILMSVLRARETDDVETYGSARWATPLEIRQVGLLGPDGVVLGRYGPDYLRHNGPEHVLCFAPTRSGKGVGLVIPSLLTWPGSAIVHDIKGENWQLTAGLRARHGRVLLFDPTNAGSSAYNPLFEVRRGEWEVRDVQNIADILVDPEGSLERRNHWEKTSHALLVGVILHVLYAERDKTLAGVANFLSDPARSIEATLAAMMKTKHLGEAGPHPVVASAARELINKSDNERSGVLSTAMSFLGLYRDPVVAKVTSRCDWRIADIVGGERPATLYLVVPPSDINRTKPLVRLLLNQIGRRLTEDLDAKTERHRLLLMLDEFPALGRLDFFESALAFMAGYGLKSFLIAQSLNQIEKAYGPNNSILDNCHVRVSFATNDERTAKRISDALGTATEMRAMKNYAGHRLAPWLGHLMISRQETARPLLTPGEVMQLPPSDEIVMAAGIPPIRARKARYYEDARLTERILTPPTIQPGHSVEADDWSVLAPPPRPDLVAGDLPSTLAADNEDLTESEWRRQPELSSKIAAQSPPVGEDEFDPERDANDEAAVFARTLNRAMQKVARQADLDPSDGML is encoded by the coding sequence ATGTCGGGCACCAAAATCCTCTGGGGCCAGATCATCGTGGTCGGCCTGATCGTGCTGTCCGCGATTTGGGCCGCCACGCAATGGACAGCTTGGCGGCTCGGTTTCCAGGCCCAGCTTGGCACGCCCTGGTTCGATCTCGCCGGCTGGCCAGTCTATCATCCGCCAGCGTTCTTCCTGTGGTGGTTTTCCTACGACGCCTATGCGCGTTCGATTTTCCACGAGGGCGCTGTCGTTGCCGCATCGGGCGGCTTCGTCAGCATCGCTGTCGCGATCCTGATGTCGGTGCTGCGGGCACGCGAGACCGATGACGTTGAGACCTACGGCTCGGCCCGCTGGGCGACCCCGCTCGAGATAAGGCAGGTCGGCCTTCTCGGACCGGACGGCGTGGTGCTCGGCCGATATGGGCCCGACTATCTCCGGCACAACGGTCCCGAGCATGTGCTGTGCTTCGCGCCGACCAGAAGCGGCAAAGGCGTCGGTCTCGTCATCCCGTCGCTGTTGACCTGGCCCGGTTCGGCGATCGTCCACGACATCAAGGGCGAGAACTGGCAACTCACCGCCGGCCTACGCGCGCGGCACGGCCGCGTTCTGTTGTTCGATCCCACCAATGCCGGCTCCTCGGCCTACAATCCGTTGTTTGAGGTCAGGCGTGGAGAATGGGAGGTGAGAGACGTCCAGAATATCGCCGACATCCTCGTCGACCCGGAAGGGAGCCTGGAACGCCGCAACCACTGGGAAAAGACCTCGCACGCTCTGCTGGTCGGCGTCATTCTCCACGTCCTCTATGCTGAGCGCGATAAGACGCTCGCCGGCGTCGCCAACTTCCTGTCTGATCCAGCCCGCTCGATCGAGGCCACGCTTGCCGCGATGATGAAGACAAAGCATCTGGGCGAGGCGGGGCCGCATCCTGTCGTCGCCTCGGCGGCCCGCGAGCTGATCAACAAATCGGATAATGAGCGATCGGGCGTATTGTCGACCGCCATGAGCTTTTTGGGGCTCTATCGCGACCCCGTCGTGGCGAAGGTGACGTCTCGCTGCGACTGGCGAATTGCCGACATCGTTGGTGGCGAACGACCTGCAACGCTTTATCTCGTCGTACCGCCCTCGGACATAAACCGCACCAAGCCGCTGGTCCGGCTCCTGCTCAACCAGATCGGCCGGCGCCTGACAGAGGATCTTGATGCCAAGACCGAACGGCATCGGCTGCTCTTGATGCTCGACGAGTTTCCGGCGCTCGGCCGCCTCGATTTCTTCGAGTCGGCTCTCGCCTTCATGGCAGGCTACGGGCTGAAGAGCTTTCTCATCGCCCAGAGCCTCAACCAGATCGAAAAGGCCTACGGTCCGAACAACTCGATCCTCGACAACTGCCATGTCCGGGTCTCGTTCGCGACGAACGACGAACGTACCGCAAAGAGGATATCCGATGCGCTCGGCACCGCGACAGAGATGAGGGCAATGAAGAACTACGCCGGGCACAGGCTCGCGCCATGGCTCGGGCATTTGATGATCTCGCGCCAGGAGACAGCGCGACCGCTGCTCACGCCCGGCGAGGTGATGCAGCTGCCGCCAAGCGACGAGATCGTCATGGCAGCCGGCATCCCTCCTATCCGGGCGCGCAAGGCGCGCTACTACGAGGATGCCCGCCTTACTGAACGTATTCTGACGCCTCCAACCATCCAACCTGGGCATAGCGTCGAGGCCGATGACTGGAGCGTTCTCGCGCCGCCACCGCGCCCCGACCTCGTCGCGGGAGACCTTCCATCAACGCTCGCGGCTGATAACGAGGACCTAACGGAGTCGGAGTGGCGCCGGCAGCCTGAACTCAGCAGCAAGATCGCCGCTCAGTCACCCCCGGTCGGCGAGGACGAGTTCGATCCGGAGCGTGACGCCAACGACGAAGCGGCGGTGTTCGCCCGTACTCTCAACCGCGCCATGCAGAAGGTGGCGCGCCAGGCCGACCTCGATCCTAGCGACGGCATGCTGTGA
- the trbB gene encoding P-type conjugative transfer ATPase TrbB — protein sequence MLRTALGPAVVRFLDDPAIVEVMLNPDGRLWIDRLAEGLADTGERLAPADGERIIRLVAHHVGAEVHAGAPRVSAELPATGERFEGLLPPVVAAPAFAIRKPAVAVFTLADYVAAGIMSAAQADVLRQAVAERQNILVAGGTSTGKTTLTNALLAEVARTGDRVVLIEDTRELQCPAPNLVALRTKDGIVSLSDLVRSSLRLRPDRIPIGEVRGAEALDLLKAWSTGHPGGIGTIHAGTAIGALRRLEQLIQEAVVTVPRALIAETIDVIAVLTGRGSARRLSELALVTGIGPTGDYDLFRAIPTPEPTGASQ from the coding sequence ATGCTGCGCACCGCTCTGGGTCCCGCCGTCGTCCGCTTCCTGGACGACCCCGCGATCGTCGAGGTGATGCTCAACCCCGACGGGCGGCTCTGGATCGACCGACTGGCCGAAGGTCTCGCCGATACGGGCGAACGGCTCGCTCCGGCCGATGGCGAGCGCATCATTCGCCTCGTCGCGCACCATGTCGGCGCCGAGGTCCATGCCGGCGCGCCGCGCGTCTCGGCCGAGCTGCCCGCAACAGGGGAGCGCTTCGAGGGTCTATTGCCGCCCGTCGTGGCCGCCCCGGCCTTCGCGATCCGCAAGCCGGCGGTCGCGGTGTTCACGCTTGCGGACTACGTGGCCGCCGGCATCATGTCCGCCGCCCAGGCCGACGTGCTGCGCCAAGCCGTCGCGGAGCGGCAGAATATCCTCGTCGCCGGCGGCACCTCGACTGGAAAGACGACGCTGACCAATGCGCTTCTGGCTGAGGTCGCCAGGACCGGCGATCGCGTCGTGCTGATCGAGGATACGCGGGAGCTGCAGTGCCCCGCGCCCAATCTCGTGGCGCTGCGGACCAAGGACGGCATCGTCTCCCTCTCCGACCTCGTGCGCTCTTCTTTGCGGCTCAGGCCCGACCGGATACCGATCGGCGAGGTCCGCGGCGCCGAGGCGCTCGACCTGCTCAAGGCATGGTCGACCGGCCATCCCGGCGGCATCGGCACCATCCATGCGGGCACGGCCATCGGCGCACTGCGCCGCCTCGAACAGCTCATCCAGGAAGCCGTGGTCACCGTGCCGCGCGCGCTGATCGCCGAGACCATAGACGTCATTGCCGTGCTCACCGGCCGCGGGTCTGCGCGCCGCCTCTCCGAGCTCGCCCTTGTCACCGGGATCGGCCCGACCGGCGACTACGACCTCTTCCGCGCCATCCCGACCCCCGAACCCACCGGAGCCTCGCAATGA
- a CDS encoding helix-turn-helix transcriptional regulator, with amino-acid sequence MKPFQRYWGKAVQDQERFTDKIYEAALIPELWPSVLDELAKLAGGIGTILFASTGNSTRWISSESTHQVMEKFVADGWMDRNTRAARLLNYDFQGFVTDLDVYTREELEQDPVYREALRPVGLGWGAATAIPAPSGELLVFSIERKFSDGPVERHRLAALDAARPHLARAALLSSRLVFERAKLIVETLNMLGLPAAVIDSSRRVIAHNDMFLTMAPQIQISARNVVSVTDLKARSLFEEAVKTFSLRTSSGCSLPLSAIDSSPPAVLHVLPLRGDARDVFSGATGLLLINPIDTRAVPSVKLLQGLFDLSPGEARVAKAILAGGGVKSAAGQLGISDQTVRTHLKAIFAKTGQNSQASLLALLSGSAKYEPTPGKIRDTK; translated from the coding sequence GTGAAGCCGTTCCAACGCTATTGGGGAAAAGCGGTGCAAGACCAGGAAAGATTTACCGACAAGATCTACGAAGCGGCGCTAATACCAGAACTGTGGCCGAGCGTTCTGGACGAGCTCGCCAAGCTTGCGGGTGGCATCGGAACGATCCTGTTTGCGAGCACAGGAAACTCGACCCGCTGGATCTCCTCTGAAAGCACTCACCAGGTGATGGAGAAATTCGTCGCCGATGGCTGGATGGATCGAAACACGCGCGCCGCCCGCTTGCTGAACTACGATTTCCAAGGTTTCGTGACCGACCTAGACGTCTATACGCGCGAGGAACTCGAGCAAGACCCCGTCTATCGCGAGGCTTTGCGGCCGGTGGGGCTGGGCTGGGGTGCAGCGACTGCGATACCAGCGCCCAGCGGCGAATTGCTCGTGTTCAGCATCGAGCGCAAGTTTTCAGATGGTCCGGTTGAACGTCACCGATTGGCCGCACTGGACGCCGCACGACCGCACTTGGCGCGAGCCGCGCTCCTGTCGTCTCGCTTGGTGTTTGAGCGTGCGAAACTGATCGTGGAAACGTTGAATATGCTTGGTCTTCCTGCGGCCGTTATCGACAGTTCCCGCAGAGTCATCGCTCATAACGACATGTTCCTAACGATGGCGCCGCAGATTCAGATTAGCGCCAGGAATGTCGTATCCGTAACCGATTTGAAAGCCCGTTCCTTGTTCGAAGAAGCGGTCAAGACATTTTCCCTCCGGACTTCGAGCGGATGTTCGCTGCCGCTTTCGGCCATCGATTCGAGTCCGCCTGCAGTTCTTCACGTTCTTCCTCTGCGCGGTGATGCGCGCGACGTATTTTCAGGCGCGACCGGCCTGCTACTGATCAACCCGATCGACACTCGGGCCGTGCCCTCCGTCAAGCTTCTGCAGGGCCTCTTCGATCTGAGCCCTGGAGAAGCCCGTGTCGCCAAAGCCATACTGGCAGGGGGAGGGGTCAAATCCGCCGCGGGGCAACTCGGAATCTCCGATCAGACAGTTAGAACTCATCTAAAGGCAATCTTCGCAAAGACCGGGCAGAATTCCCAGGCTTCATTATTGGCACTGTTAAGTGGTTCGGCGAAATATGAACCGACGCCGGGCAAAATAAGAGACACTAAGTAA
- a CDS encoding ribbon-helix-helix protein, CopG family, which yields MSRIGKKQRLSIYLDPPVMKALVEHAARRNLSRSLVAEAAIASFLSPDAAEREEAAMTRRLDQIDRRLNRLERDLGISVETLAVFVRFWLTTTPQLPEPAQAAARAQFGKRYDAFVAALGRRLAQGPKLRSEIPEDVFSTSD from the coding sequence ATGTCCAGGATCGGCAAGAAGCAGCGCCTCTCAATCTATCTGGATCCACCGGTGATGAAGGCCCTGGTCGAGCACGCCGCACGGCGCAATCTCTCGCGCTCGCTCGTGGCCGAGGCTGCGATTGCCTCCTTCCTGTCGCCCGATGCCGCCGAGCGGGAGGAAGCGGCCATGACCAGGCGGCTCGATCAGATCGACCGGCGCCTCAACCGCCTCGAACGCGATCTCGGCATCTCCGTCGAGACCCTCGCCGTCTTCGTGCGGTTCTGGCTGACGACAACGCCGCAACTCCCCGAGCCCGCGCAGGCCGCCGCCCGGGCACAGTTCGGCAAGCGCTACGATGCTTTCGTGGCTGCGCTCGGGCGGCGGCTCGCGCAGGGTCCAAAACTGCGCAGCGAAATCCCCGAAGACGTTTTTTCCACCTCCGATTAG
- the nusG gene encoding transcription termination/antitermination protein NusG: protein MSHQPGREDIAEANLLRQGFKPFVARQLFTVRHARRLTVRRGSFFPGYMFVRLDLTRDRWRSVNGTMGVRSIVMIGERPAPCPAGLVEQLIDMTNADGILDFSSKLRVGDAVRVVSGPFANLIGRLDRLDGPGRARVLLSIMNGEVAATIAAKDLAAA from the coding sequence GTGAGCCATCAGCCAGGTCGCGAGGACATCGCCGAGGCAAATCTGCTTCGGCAGGGCTTCAAACCGTTCGTTGCCCGCCAGCTTTTTACAGTTCGTCACGCGCGCCGGCTGACCGTGCGCCGAGGCTCCTTTTTCCCCGGCTACATGTTTGTTCGCCTCGATCTTACACGAGACCGGTGGCGTAGCGTGAACGGTACCATGGGGGTCCGGTCGATCGTTATGATTGGCGAGAGGCCAGCCCCGTGCCCAGCCGGTCTGGTTGAACAGCTAATAGACATGACAAACGCAGACGGCATCCTCGATTTCAGTTCGAAGCTGCGCGTTGGGGATGCCGTGCGGGTGGTGTCGGGCCCCTTCGCCAACCTGATCGGAAGGCTCGATCGCCTTGATGGGCCAGGTCGCGCCCGGGTGCTGCTATCGATTATGAATGGCGAGGTTGCCGCGACCATTGCCGCAAAGGACCTCGCAGCGGCCTGA
- a CDS encoding TrbC/VirB2 family protein, whose amino-acid sequence MTSMTLRARARFAATVLATSFSLAMTQTVYAAGSSMPWEEPLQQILESIEGPVAKIIAVIIIIVTGLTLAFGDTSGGFRRLVQIVFGLSIAFAASSFFLSFFSFGGGAMI is encoded by the coding sequence ATGACATCGATGACCCTTCGCGCCCGAGCACGCTTTGCGGCAACCGTGCTCGCCACCTCGTTCAGCCTCGCCATGACCCAGACCGTCTATGCCGCCGGTTCTTCTATGCCTTGGGAGGAGCCGCTGCAGCAGATCCTCGAATCCATCGAAGGCCCGGTCGCCAAGATCATCGCGGTGATCATCATCATCGTCACTGGCCTCACGCTTGCTTTTGGCGACACCTCGGGCGGCTTCCGGCGCCTGGTGCAGATCGTTTTCGGTCTGTCGATCGCCTTCGCAGCGTCGAGCTTCTTCCTCTCCTTCTTCAGCTTCGGCGGCGGAGCCATGATCTGA
- the trbJ gene encoding P-type conjugative transfer protein TrbJ, which yields MTPRRSFLRAALLAATILSVPVALFPVAITPAYALFGLGRIVFDPSNYAENVLQAARALEQINNQIQSLQNEAQMLINQARNLASLPYSSLQRIQQSVERTQQLLGEAQRIAFDVQEIDRIFSDQYSNMDLTVSDQKLVELARERWGNTVGALKDAMRVQAGVVGNIETQRVELSNLVGESQGATGALQATQAGNQILALQAQQLTDLTALLAANGRADALSSAEQAAAAEQGREQRRRFLEPGAGYRPGNAQMFRGGN from the coding sequence ATGACCCCTCGTCGCTCGTTCCTTCGCGCCGCCCTGCTCGCTGCCACCATTCTGTCGGTACCGGTGGCGCTCTTTCCCGTCGCCATTACTCCTGCCTATGCGCTGTTCGGCTTGGGACGCATCGTCTTCGATCCGTCCAACTATGCCGAGAACGTTCTGCAGGCGGCGCGGGCACTCGAGCAGATCAACAATCAGATCCAGAGCCTCCAGAACGAGGCCCAGATGCTGATCAACCAGGCGCGCAATCTCGCAAGCCTGCCCTATTCCTCGCTGCAACGAATCCAGCAGTCGGTCGAGCGGACCCAACAGCTCCTCGGGGAGGCGCAGCGGATCGCCTTCGACGTGCAGGAGATCGACCGGATCTTCTCCGACCAATACTCCAACATGGACCTCACCGTCTCTGACCAAAAGCTTGTCGAGCTGGCGCGAGAGCGATGGGGTAACACCGTCGGCGCCTTGAAGGACGCCATGCGCGTCCAGGCGGGCGTGGTCGGCAACATCGAGACACAGCGTGTAGAGCTCTCCAATCTGGTTGGCGAAAGTCAGGGCGCGACCGGCGCACTCCAGGCGACCCAGGCCGGCAACCAGATCCTTGCCCTCCAGGCACAGCAACTCACGGACCTGACGGCACTGCTCGCCGCCAATGGTCGGGCCGACGCTTTGTCGTCCGCCGAGCAGGCCGCAGCGGCCGAACAGGGCCGCGAGCAGCGCCGCCGCTTTCTCGAACCGGGTGCCGGCTACCGGCCCGGAAACGCCCAGATGTTCCGGGGCGGAAACTGA
- the trbE gene encoding conjugal transfer protein TrbE — translation MMNLAEYRRTGARLADYLPWAALVGEGVVLNKDGSFQRSARFRGPDLDSSVPAELVGVAGRLNNAFRRLGSGWSIFVEAQRHEAATYPTNTFPDAASALVDAERKADFEEAGTHFESSYFLTIVYLPPAEDSTRAESWLYEGREQTGVNPWEIVRGFVDRTDRVLALLDGFMPECRWLDDAETLTYLHSTISTKRHRVRVPETPMYLDALLADQPLAGGLEPRLGDTHLRILTIVGFPATTTPGILDELNRLAFPYRWSTRAILLDKTDATRLVTKIRRQWFAKRKSIAAIVKEVLTNEASVLVDTDAANKAADADFALQELGADYAAEAFATATITVWDADARIADEKVRLAEKVIQGRDFTGMIETINAVDAWLGTLPGHLYANVRQPPISTLNLAHMIPLSAVWAGPERDEHFQAPPLLYGRTEGSTPFRLSLHVGDVGHTLVVGPTGAGKSVLLALMALQFRRYECAQVFAFDFGGSIRAASLAMGGDWHDLGGELTQSTEASVSLQPLAGITHTPERAWAADWIVAILTREGVTVTPEVKEHIWTALTSLASAPVGERTITGLTVLLQSNDLKRALQPYCFGGPYGRLLDAEAESLGQTTVLAFETEGLLGTGAAPAALSYLFHRIAGRLDGRPTLVIVDEGWLALSDPGFSKQLAEWLVTLRKKNASVVFATQSLAQLEKSTIAAEIIDSCHTRILLPNDRAIEPQITAIYHRFGLNDRQIEIIARAMPKRDYYAQSRRGNRLFELGLGKVALALCAASAKSDHARIEAVLAEHGREGFLAAWLRANDLDWAADLIPDLTNLDALTPALEHLIEEIFV, via the coding sequence ATGATGAACCTTGCCGAATACCGCCGCACCGGAGCCCGGCTCGCCGACTATCTCCCCTGGGCCGCGCTCGTCGGCGAAGGCGTCGTCCTCAACAAGGATGGCAGCTTCCAGCGCTCGGCCAGGTTCCGCGGCCCCGATCTCGACAGTTCCGTGCCAGCCGAACTCGTCGGCGTCGCCGGACGCCTCAACAACGCCTTCCGTCGCCTCGGCTCGGGCTGGAGCATCTTCGTCGAGGCGCAGCGCCACGAGGCTGCGACCTATCCGACAAACACGTTCCCCGATGCCGCCTCCGCGCTGGTCGATGCCGAGCGCAAGGCCGATTTCGAGGAAGCCGGTACTCATTTCGAGTCGAGCTATTTCCTGACCATCGTCTATCTGCCGCCGGCCGAGGATTCGACTCGCGCCGAGTCCTGGCTCTACGAGGGCCGCGAGCAGACCGGGGTGAACCCCTGGGAGATCGTGCGCGGCTTCGTCGACCGGACCGATCGGGTGCTGGCGCTGCTCGACGGCTTCATGCCCGAATGCCGCTGGCTCGATGACGCCGAGACGCTGACCTACCTGCACTCGACCATCTCGACCAAGCGCCACCGCGTCCGCGTCCCAGAAACCCCGATGTATCTCGACGCCCTGCTGGCCGACCAGCCTCTGGCTGGCGGGCTGGAACCGCGCCTGGGCGACACGCACCTGCGCATCCTCACCATTGTCGGCTTTCCGGCGACGACCACGCCCGGCATCCTCGATGAGCTTAACCGCCTGGCCTTCCCGTACAGGTGGAGCACACGCGCCATCCTGCTCGACAAGACCGACGCCACGCGGCTGGTGACGAAGATCCGCCGCCAGTGGTTCGCCAAGCGCAAGTCCATCGCGGCGATCGTCAAGGAGGTCTTGACCAACGAGGCGTCCGTCCTGGTCGACACCGACGCGGCTAACAAGGCGGCCGACGCGGACTTCGCCCTCCAGGAGCTTGGCGCCGACTATGCCGCCGAAGCCTTTGCGACTGCGACGATCACAGTCTGGGACGCGGACGCGCGCATCGCCGACGAGAAGGTGAGGCTGGCCGAGAAGGTCATCCAGGGCCGCGACTTCACCGGCATGATCGAGACGATCAACGCCGTCGACGCCTGGCTCGGCACGCTGCCCGGCCATCTCTACGCCAATGTGCGCCAGCCGCCAATCAGCACGCTCAATCTCGCCCACATGATCCCGCTCTCGGCGGTGTGGGCGGGGCCGGAACGGGACGAGCACTTCCAAGCGCCCCCGCTGCTCTATGGCAGAACGGAAGGCTCGACCCCGTTCCGGTTGTCTCTCCATGTCGGCGACGTCGGCCACACCCTCGTCGTCGGCCCGACCGGTGCCGGCAAGTCGGTGCTGTTGGCGCTGATGGCGCTCCAGTTCCGGCGCTATGAGTGCGCGCAGGTCTTTGCCTTCGACTTCGGCGGCTCGATCCGCGCCGCCTCGCTCGCCATGGGCGGCGACTGGCACGATCTCGGCGGCGAACTCACCCAGAGCACCGAGGCCTCCGTCTCGCTTCAGCCGCTCGCCGGGATCACGCATACGCCGGAGCGCGCCTGGGCGGCCGATTGGATCGTCGCGATCCTGACCCGCGAGGGCGTCACAGTTACGCCGGAGGTCAAGGAGCATATCTGGACCGCGCTCACCTCGCTCGCCTCAGCGCCGGTGGGGGAGCGGACCATCACCGGGCTGACGGTGCTCCTCCAGTCCAATGATCTCAAGCGCGCGCTTCAACCCTATTGCTTCGGTGGACCCTATGGCCGGCTGCTCGACGCCGAGGCTGAAAGCCTCGGCCAAACCACGGTGCTGGCCTTCGAGACCGAAGGCCTGCTCGGCACCGGGGCGGCGCCGGCGGCTCTCTCCTACCTCTTCCACAGGATCGCCGGCCGGCTGGACGGAAGGCCGACTCTCGTCATCGTGGACGAGGGCTGGCTGGCGCTCAGCGATCCGGGGTTTTCCAAACAGCTCGCCGAATGGCTGGTCACGCTGCGCAAGAAGAACGCCAGCGTCGTCTTCGCCACCCAGTCGTTGGCCCAACTCGAGAAGAGCACGATCGCGGCCGAGATCATCGATTCCTGCCACACCCGTATCCTGCTGCCGAATGACCGCGCGATCGAGCCGCAGATCACCGCGATCTATCACCGCTTCGGGTTGAACGACAGGCAGATCGAGATCATCGCACGGGCCATGCCGAAGCGGGACTATTATGCCCAGTCCCGCCGTGGCAACCGTCTGTTCGAACTCGGCCTCGGCAAAGTGGCGCTGGCGCTGTGCGCCGCCTCCGCCAAGTCCGACCATGCCCGGATCGAAGCGGTGCTCGCCGAACATGGGCGCGAGGGTTTCCTCGCCGCCTGGCTGCGCGCCAACGACCTCGATTGGGCAGCCGACCTCATCCCCGACCTCACCAACCTCGACGCGCTGACGCCGGCGCTCGAACACCTCATAGAGGAGATTTTCGTATGA
- a CDS encoding VirB3 family type IV secretion system protein, with product MEDVPGFTAPVHRALTEPILLGGAPRSVAILNGTLAAALGLGLRLWLVGVLLWAIGHLAAVWAARRDPLFVEVVRRHLRIPAHLGL from the coding sequence ATGGAAGACGTCCCCGGATTCACCGCTCCCGTCCATCGCGCGCTGACCGAGCCGATCCTGCTCGGTGGTGCGCCGCGCTCAGTCGCGATCCTCAACGGAACCCTCGCGGCAGCGCTCGGCCTTGGCCTGCGCCTTTGGCTGGTTGGCGTCCTGCTTTGGGCCATCGGGCACCTCGCCGCCGTCTGGGCGGCACGGCGCGATCCGCTCTTCGTCGAGGTCGTGCGCCGGCATCTGCGAATCCCCGCTCATCTCGGCCTGTGA
- a CDS encoding tyrosine-protein phosphatase — MIDLHSHILPGIDDGSASLAESISMARLAVNDGIQVMACTPHIVPGLYDNGHDKITTAVKLLSEALKHENIALNLIVGADVHAAPDLVTKISEKQIPTLNNSRYFLFEPPHHVVPPRLEELVVRLIAAGFCPILTHPERLSWIHSHFDVIARINARGCLMQVTAASLTGNFGKSARYFAERMLDEGRVDILATDSHNTKSRPPILSKARQLVEQRLGADEARRMVFDRPAMIVMDRPLTAVGADKEISNNDREAASGISGLVGRLLRRREA, encoded by the coding sequence ATGATCGATCTGCACTCACATATCTTGCCGGGAATAGACGACGGGTCAGCCAGCTTGGCGGAGTCCATTTCCATGGCGCGCTTGGCCGTCAATGACGGAATCCAAGTGATGGCCTGCACGCCGCACATCGTGCCGGGCCTCTATGACAATGGCCATGATAAGATAACGACAGCGGTCAAGTTACTGAGTGAGGCTCTGAAGCACGAAAATATCGCGCTGAATTTGATTGTAGGCGCCGACGTCCACGCCGCTCCCGATCTGGTCACAAAGATCTCGGAGAAACAAATTCCCACTCTTAACAATTCACGCTATTTCCTATTTGAACCACCACATCATGTTGTTCCGCCTCGACTGGAGGAACTTGTCGTTCGCCTTATTGCGGCCGGGTTCTGTCCGATATTGACACATCCTGAACGCCTATCCTGGATTCACTCCCATTTCGACGTGATTGCCAGAATTAATGCGCGCGGGTGTCTTATGCAGGTAACGGCTGCATCGTTGACGGGGAATTTTGGCAAGTCAGCACGCTATTTCGCCGAGCGCATGCTTGATGAGGGACGAGTCGATATTTTGGCCACAGACAGCCACAACACAAAGAGTCGGCCACCGATTCTATCTAAGGCGCGTCAGCTTGTTGAACAACGGCTTGGAGCTGACGAGGCGCGGCGCATGGTCTTTGACAGGCCGGCAATGATCGTGATGGATCGCCCGTTGACTGCTGTTGGCGCCGACAAAGAGATTTCTAACAATGACCGGGAAGCTGCTTCCGGT